A genomic segment from Asterias amurensis chromosome 6, ASM3211899v1 encodes:
- the LOC139938787 gene encoding uncharacterized protein CXorf65-like, whose product MTFITVKFGDNDQRIFNPYCNCLILLECIRNKCNIDDENVILDLSDASGNVKRLADNLQSYANVYLDGRETYWLIKVEKGKNDDPTKYTLLINEPEKNYPELSSRLQDLSRPTVRRKESQWSSVRRKIPKNVKGIRPKSNSSGAKKR is encoded by the exons ATGACTTTTATTACGGTGAAATTTGGAG ATAATGACCAGCGGATATTCAACCCATACTGCAATTGTTTGATTCTGCTGGAGTGTATACGTAACAAGTGTAATATTGATGACGAAAATG TTATTTTAGATTTATCGGACGCATCGGGTAATGTGAAACGACTTGCAGATAACTTGCAATCTTACGCCAATGTCTACCTCGACGGAAGAGAAACATACTGGCTCATCAAAGTAGAGA AAGGGAAAAACGATGATCCTACCAAGTACACGCTGCTCATTAACGAACCGGAGAAAAACTACCCAGAACTATCAA GTCGGCTTCAGGACTTGTCCAGACCCACGGTCCGACGCAAGGAATCACAATGGAGCAGTGTTAGGCGCAAAATCCCTAAGAACGTCAAGGGTATCCGGCCCAAGAGCAACTCGTCAGGAGCCAAGAAGCGATAA
- the LOC139938786 gene encoding mitochondrial sodium/calcium exchanger protein-like isoform X2 has protein sequence MKLSQNIVGVTFLAFGNGAPDIFSAVAAITNAKDGDAGLAIGALFGAGVFVTTVVTGSVSIARPFELAQRPFLRDAIFYVGAAFWTFYILYTGKIWTAEAVGFILLYVGYVLVVLIGRKVYQTRLKPKEVRLRPTVSIGTNQDFSENEGYSSSPETDGFGYGAIWQYVGDRDKPQDTTKVPHHPTGISEALLDTEQVVCASLLGEQNTAIAGQNGLPDFTRQYRPSDESSGNQPLLDGDNDEKSETGCAGKCLVGFWDEVKCLLRGINPIDVEDWKDKSVVGKIYEIFKSPLQLLLQLTVPIVDHTEDKHGWNRLLNCLQLIIDPLFCLLVTKNISRVLIGNFYLWQLLLGVGFILALIVFLTSKADRQPIYHCVFAYVGFVVSVFWIYSTANEIVNLLQMYGSVFHLSNAVLGLTLLAWGNSIGDLVSDVTVAKQGYPRMAVAACFGGPLFNMLLGIGISCTIACIKNGGTFHLSTNTLQFVLFGGLAASLFFSLFFMVATRFHANRVYGICLYVLYFVFLAVAILTETRVIKW, from the exons CGGTGTTACATTCCTTGCGTTCGGTAACGGAGCCCCTGATATCTTCAGTGCAGTTGCAGCCATCACTAATGCCAAGGATGGAGATGCTGGTCTTGCTATTGGTGCTTTGTTTG GTGCTGGTGTCTTTGTCACCACAGTGGTCACAGGCTCCGTCTCTATAGCCAGGCCTTTTGAACTAGCTCAGAGACCGTTTTTAAGAGATGCAATTTTCTACGTTGGTGCAGCCTTTTGgactttttatattttgtacacGGGAAAAATATGGACCGCAGAAGCTGTGG GATTTATCCTGCTCTACGTTGGTTATGTTTTAGTCGTTCTGATTGGTCGGAAAGTGTACCAAACAAGGTTGAAACCTAAAGAAGTACGCCTCAGGCCGACTGTCTCCATTGGGACTAACCAGG ATTTTTCTGAAAATGAAGGATATTCATCTTCGCCAGAAACAGATGGTTTTGGGTACGGAGCTATCTGGCAGTATGTTGGTGACAGAGATAAACCTCAAGACACTACAAAGGTGCCACATCATCCCACAG GCATTTCAGAGGCGTTGTTAGACACTGAACAAGTCGTCTGCGCATCACTTCTGGGAGAGCAGAATACAGCCATCGCTGGACAGAATGGTCTTCCAGATTTTACCAGGCAGTACCGTCCGAGTG ATGAAAGCAGTGGTAATCAACCATTATTAGACGGAGATAATGATGAGAAAAGTGAGACTGGTTGTGCAGGGAAGTGTCTGGTAGGCTTCTGGGATGAGGTCAAGTGCCTACTACGAGGCATCAACCCCATTGATGTTGAAGACTGGAAAGATAAATCTGTTGTCGGCAAAATTTATGAAATATTCAAG TCTCCTCTCCAGCTGTTATTACAATTGACAGTCCCCATTGTGGACCACACTGAAGACAAGCATGGTTGGAATAGACTCCTCAACTGTCTGCAACTCATCATTGATCCACTTTTTTGTTTACTCGTTACAAAGA ATATATCCAGGGTGCTGATAGGTAACTTCTACTTATGGCAGCTCTTGTTGGGCGTAGGATTTATTTTGGCACTAATTGTCTTCCTGACTTCCAAGGCTGACAGGCAGCCCATTTACCACTGT GTATTTGCATATGTTGGATTTGTTGTGTCAGTGTTTTGGATCTACTCCACAGCTAATGAGATTGTTAATCTCTTACAG ATGTATGGCTCTGTTTTTCACCTGAGTAATGCAGTTCTAGGTTTGACGTTATTAGCTTGGGGTAACAGTATAGGAG ATTTAGTGTCTGACGTGACAGTGGCCAAGCAGGGGTACCCAAGAATGGCTGTCGCTGCATGCTTCGGTGGACCCCTCTTCA ATATGCTTTTAGGTATCGGGATCTCATGTACTATAGCATGCATCAAAAATGGTGGTACCTTCCAT CTAAGTACAAACACACTTCAGTTTGTCCTGTTTGGTGGTCTGGCTGCCAGTCTCTTCTTCTCCTTGTTCTTCATGGTGGCAACCCGGTTCCATGCTAATCGAGTATATGGGATCTGTCTGTATGTTTTGTACTTCGTCTTTCTTGCGGTCGCTATTCTCACTGAGACGAGGGTCATCAAATGGTGA